The genomic window ACTGATGAAGAAGCCATGGAAGTTCGCCAGCTGCTCGAAGAACACGGCTTTGATACCTACGAGACCCAGGCGGGTTTTTTCCGCCTGGGGGTAGACGCCATCTGGCTGCGCGATAGCCGCCAGAAAGAAGCCGCAGAAGCCGCGCTCAAGGACTACCAGGCAGGCCGCCTTGAAAAGGCCCGCCGCGAACACGCAGAGGCGTTGGCCAGAGGTGAGGTCTCCAGCTTCTGGCAACGCCTGCTGCAACATCCCTTTCAGTTCACCCTGGTGATCCTGGGGGTGGCACTGATCGTGCTGCTGACATTGCTGCCCTTTATTGGTCTGGCGCGTTAATGACCGCCAGGTGGCCGCGCTTAAGATACAGCTGCACGCCCTCGCTGCCTGCTTTGAGCTGTGGGGCTGCACCACAAGGGAAGCGGCACCAGCTGCCCGCGACGTATTCACTGTTGTCGCTGA from Halomonas sp. CH40 includes these protein-coding regions:
- a CDS encoding DUF6164 family protein gives rise to the protein MAHLLFRLRHVTDEEAMEVRQLLEEHGFDTYETQAGFFRLGVDAIWLRDSRQKEAAEAALKDYQAGRLEKARREHAEALARGEVSSFWQRLLQHPFQFTLVILGVALIVLLTLLPFIGLAR